In the genome of Theropithecus gelada isolate Dixy chromosome 19, Tgel_1.0, whole genome shotgun sequence, the window caggcgccgtccacctcgcccggctaggttttttgtatttttttgtagagatggggtttcaccgtgttagccaggatggtctcgatctcctgacctcatgatccgcccgcctcggcctcccaaagtgctgggattacaggcttgagccaccgcgcccggccacgtcAGACTCTTGAACCCCATTTGCTAAGTAGATTTTCTCAGGTAGTCAGCTCTACCCCTCTGAGCCTAGATTGCAACAGTACACCCTAACAGCAGTAAGAGGGAGTTTGTAAAGCTTAGAAAGACCTGACAGCCTgtccgcagtggctcacgcctgtaatcccaacactttgggaggccgaggcgggcggatcacgagatcaggagttcaagaccatcttgaccaatatggtgaaaccccatctctattaaacatataaaaattagcttggcatggtggcccgcgcctgtacccgcgcctgtagtcccagctactcgagaagctaaggtgaggcggaggttgcagcgagcggagatcaccactgcactccaacagagcaagacaccgtctcaaaaaaaaaaaaaaaaaaaaaaaaaaacctgataagTGGAAACTACTAATACTCCCATTATCATTTAAACAAACCCCAGACACAGGTTTTTCAAGGAGTTTCATCCAACCAGGCAGGTctcagaaatcagaaaagaaatggaaagaatggaAAGGGTAGGAAATCTGGAGTTTGCCAATTCTAAGTTTGAATTTCTTGTGAtgggatcttgggcaagtcatttaacctctctgagtatcattttttccttttataaaatgaagatttttctctCTTAACCTTCCAGAGCTGTTTTAAGGATTACAAATCTTGTACTGAAAGGCATAGCACAGAAGCTGTGCTTGGTAAGTGCCAAATACAAggcattaattattattattaaaattaataataatatcccCTCCCCCTTACACATTCTTTGACTCCAGGTGGATTAAAAGGTGGGAGGAGAGGCTACCAACACCATTAGAAGAGAGTTTTCTCCCTAAGTTTCATTTCTCATCCCCTCCAAACCCTCATCCCTCCCAAACGCCGGACCTGGGAGGCCAGCCGGGTCCAAGACACACATCCTTTGCCCAGCCGGGAAGCCTAAAGCTAAAGCTCAGAGAGGGAAAACATTTCCCAAGCTCGCACAGCGAATTAGGACAGAAACCAGGACGAGCCTCGGAATCCCTCCATTACCTCCATCTTCACCTGAGCATCACAGCGCGCTcgggactcagtttccccacctacGTGACCACACCACACTAATCAGGGTCTCCTTTCAGAGATCTGCTCTTCTTCTCGAACAGGGGCGCTGCACTAGCGGTAGAACAGGGTGGGTGGGGGCGCCAGAGGTGAGGGGGACCTGCAGGCTGGGGTCTTCCCTGCCCGGGTCAGCGGGGGCCCTGCGGGGCTAGTGTAAGCGCCTATTAATACCAGCCCCCGGGGCGGCGTGGCACTGCGCAGGCGCGGGCGGGGCGCGGGCGCGCGCGCGAGCGAGCGAGGGATTCCCTCTGACGTCATTGCTAGGATACCAAACAAACACTCCGCCGCGCCGGCCGAGCTCCTTATATGGCTAATTGCGTCACAGGAACTCCGGGGAGGCGGGGCCGGGATCCCCTCCCGCCGAGGGGCCCGGAACGCAGCCCCCGAGACCCTCAGGGCCCCGAGGGTCATGCAAGTGACCAGATCGAGTCTAGAACAGACCTCTTGCTGGACGGTGCGGGACTCGATTTGGCGGGTCCGGAGATTTGGGGAAGTTTGTTCAGCGAGGGGCGGGTGACGTAAGCAGGGGGGCGGGTCCCGGGCATATAAATACAGGCTGGCGGGTCTGTGCTTCATTCATAAGACTCAGAGCTACGGCCACTGCAGGGACACGCGGAACCAGGACTTGGAAACTTGATTATTGTGGTTCTTCTTGAGGGTTATGAAATTtcgttaatctttttttttttccggggAGAAAGTTTTTGGAAAGATTCTTCtagatatttcttcattttcttttggagGACCGACTTACTTTTTTCGTCTTCTTTATTACTCCCCTCCCCCCGTGGGACCCGCCGGACGCGTGGAGGAGACCGTAGCTGAAGCTGATTCTGTACAGCGGGACAGCGCTTTCTGCCCCTGGGGGAGCAACCCCTCCCTCGCCCCTGGGTCCTACGGAGCCTGAACTTTCAGGAGGTACAGCGGCATCCTGTGGGGGCCTGGGCACCGGAGGGAGACTGCACAGAAACTTTGCCATTGTTGGAACGGGACGTTGCTCCTTCCCCGAGCTTCCCCGGACAGCGTACTTTGAGGACTCGCTCAGCTCACCCGGGACTCCCACGGCTCACCCCGGACTCGCACCTTACTTCCCCAACCCGGCCATAGCCTTGGCTTCCCGGCGACCTCAGCGTGGTCACAGGGCCCCCCCTGTGCCCAGGGAAATGTTTCAAGCTTTCCCCGGAGACTACGACTCCGGCTCCCGGTGCAGTTCCTCACCCTCTGCCGAGTCTCAATATCTGTCTTCGGTGGACTCCTTTGGCAGTCCACCCACCGCCACCGCCTCCCAGGTAAGTTTTCGATATTAGGGGTGCTGCTttgtaggttttattttttaagtcaaggGTGACAAGAATAACCCCCAACCCCCACATAAAGACGCATCAGAACCCTAGATCTGAGATGGAAAAGGCTCACAGCGCACTTTGCAAACTGCAAAGAGTCGGGAGATGTTTGCAATTGGTTGCGTGCGTGGAGCGCAGGGAGGGAACGCGGCAGGGAGGGTAGGCTTTGGGGcgtgtgggggtggggtggggaatgtGCCGCTCAGTGCAACGTGTATGCGGTAGCGGGGCTGAGAACTTTGAGCCGGCTCCGGGACTGCCTCCCGTTCGGGTTCCAGACCTGAAGCTAGCGCAGTTAGGCAGGTGGGGGAAATCCCAGGGAAGCTTCCAGtagtctcttttcctttcctccttcttcgGAGCGCCCACTTCGGTGCCAGGTAGCCCTCCACCCATCGGGAAGAGGGGCCTCGAACCCTCAGCCGcgctgcctccgcctcctgcgcGGAGACGTAACGGGGGACCCGTGCGTAACGGCTGACGCGCTGGAATCCTCCGTCTGACGCGGGGCACGCACGGCGCGCGGCGCCCCCTTCGTCCGCCCCGCCCCTGACGTCCCGGGAGCGTTCTATTTTGGAACGCCGGGGCCACGTTGCTAAGGGAGGGGGCAGCCCGGCGTTTCGATTGGCCGCCGGGGCGCACGCCTTGGCCAATCAGCTTTCCCTTCCTATTTGTAGGGTGCAGTTTCCTTCCCCCTCTCTGTCCCCGGAACCCGTGGTTCCTTGGCGGCTGGGTCTCTTTTCCGCGCCTCTAGAGGCAGAGCGAGGGGATCCCTGTCGTGACAAGAGCGGCTCTCTGCGACCCAATGGATCTGCGAGACCCTTGCGGGGATCTGGTCCCTGGGCTCTCAGGAGCAGGGGGTGTCTGCTTGTGTGCCGGCGTTTCTTGGAGAGATACGGTGGCTGTCACCCTCTTCTCCAGGCACTCACAGACAGATTCCCACTCCCTCTGCTCCGGATGCCCGGTTCCTCCAGTGTGTCCCAAGACAGGACTAGAACCGCGAACCGAAGGGCAACCAGCCAGGTGGTCTCCAGGAGCTCCGCCCCCTCTGGGTTCCCAGGACGCTGATTGGCCGGCGAGCCAGCCCTTCCCTCACCACGCCCCCTGAGAGAGTAGTTAAGCCTTCAGAGCAGTTCCAGGAGTCCATTTACGGGAGGGGGGAGATGAGCGCTGCTGAAGCTTGGGGGCTCGGGTTCCGCACAATTCCCCCTCCGCAACAATCTAAGGGAGCCTCGGTGGTTACTTTTCTCTACCTGTCCGTTCACCCTAAACTGTCACTCGTCAGTCTCACTCTGAAAAGAGACAGTAACTTGAAACGTTGTTCTAAACTCCTAGGCCCGTCCCCCAAACACCCTTTTGACTGGGACCCCCGCCCCTGCATGGGACCTCGCGcagaggggggtgtgtgtgtgtgtgagtgtagaGGAAGGCTTGGCCTAAggcctctccttctccctccctttgcctctggggtgggggtggggtgttgtggctgtgtgtgtggctgtggctCCGTCCCGGGGGTTCTGTCAGCCGGCTGTGTCCAGCCTCCTCTCCACCCCCCACACCTAAGAGTCACCAACTCGGGGTGTGATTCACCACCCGCTGGAACCGTGCAACCTTTCCccgaggaagaaggaggaggtagAAGCCAGTTGAGCAGAAATCCTCTCATTAACCACTGCGTCACGGTGTAGTGGAAGGGTGGGTGTCGTGGCTTTTTCCCTGTgacacacacatccacactcgCTCACCCTGTGCTCACTCACGGGGTcggtgtgtgttatgtgtgttgggtgtgtgtgtgttggtgtctTTGTTTGTGTGTCTacgcctgtgtgtgtatgtgtcaccCCGTAGGAGTGCGCCGGTCTCGGGGAAATGCCCGGTTCCTTCGTGCCCACGGTCACCGCGATCACAACCAGCCAGGACCTCCAGTGGCTTGTGCAACCCACCCTCATCTCTTCCATGGCCCAGTCCCAGGGGCAGCCACTGGCCTCCCAGCCCCCGGTCGTCGATCCCTACGACATGCCGGGAACCAGCTACTCCACGCCAGGCATGAGTGGCTACAGCAGTGGCGGAGCGAGTGGCAGCGGTGGGCCTTCCACCAGCGGAACTACCAGTGGGCCTGGGCCTGCCCGCCCAGCCCGAGCCCGGCCTAGGAGACCCCGAGAAGAGACGGTGAGTAAGGGGCATCAGAACTTGGCCTGGGTCGGGGGAAGCAAGAGAGGTAGGAAGTTTCTTATGAATGGAGGGGGACTCCACTAAGGCCTCAGTGTTACAGAAACCCCAAGATCCTTGCTACACGACCGAGGACTGGAGGCTTGTTTTTTGGTTCCTGGGGGTTCTGAAAGAAGTAGAGGTTTGGGATGGGTGGAGGAGTGCTGTATCCCCAAATCTCATGGCCTCTATCTCCCCGATTCAGCTCACcccagaggaagaggagaagcgAAGGGTGCGCCGGGAACGAAATAAACTAGCAGCAGCTAAATGCAGGAACCGGCGGAGGGAGTTGACCGACAGACTCCAGGCGGTGAGgacaggccctggggtgggagaggggatGCTGAGGGGAGCTCTCTCCCCATTCTCTGCCCCCTCTCCACCTGTACCCTTGTCCCGGGTTGAGAACCAGACATTCTGCATATGGAACTAGGTTACTGGTGTGGCCAGATGGGGTAGCCCAGGGCACAAACACAGAACCCCATGTACTTAAATCAACTCCTGGTCCCCCCCATTTCCTGACCGCATGCACTACTCTCCTAGCCTTCATTTCATCCCAAGGGGCCACATGGGGCCCTTGAGGAGAGGGGCGCTCCCATCATTTCTCCCATCTGGTCTTCAGCAAGTAACAACacattttgcctcagtttctccatctctccAAACCCTCATCAAATCTCCCAGGCTCCTTCTACCCTTAACGCTCTGGAAAGTCTATGAAATGAAATTATTCCACCTCCTGCCCTAGCCACCCACAGCTCTCCTGGTGCTGGTGGCATCCCCCAAAACCCACTCCCTTCCTACGTCCTCCCTTGGTCTGAGAGTTCCCTACTGTATGACTGCAGGGTGAGCTGTCACTCCTTGAGGGAACAAGGGAATTGTCAACTTTCCTTCTCTGCTTGATCTCTTCCCTGGGTGGTAGAGAGTGAGGGGTAATAGAAGGAAACACATTAAAAACAcataacaggccgggcgcggtggctcaagcctgtaatcccagcactttgggaggccgagacgggcggatcacgaggtcaggagatcgagaccatcctggctaacccggtgaaaccccgtctctactaaaaaatacaaaaaactagccgggcgaggtggtgggcgcctgtagtcccagctactcgggaggctgaggcaggagaatggcgtaaacccgggaggcggagcttgcagtgagctgagatccggtcactgcactccagcctgggcgacagagcgagactccgtctcaaaaaaaaaNNNNNNNNNNNNNNNNNNNNNNNNNNNNNNNNNNNNNNNNNNNNNNNNNNNNNNNNNNNNNNNNNNNNNNNNNNNNNNNNNNNNNNNNNNNNNNNNNNNNNNNNNNNNNNNNNNNNNNNNNNNNNNNNNNNNNNNNNNNNNNNNNNNNNNNNNNNNNNNNNNNNNNNNNNNNNNNNNNNNNNNNNNNNNNNNNNNNNNNNNNNNNNNNNNNNNNNNNNNNNNNNNNNNNNNNNNNNNNNNNNNNNNNNNNNNNNNNNNNNNNNNNNNNNNAAAAAAAACACataacagtggctcatgcctgtgatcccagcactttgagagaggtcaaggcaagaggattgctttagcccaggagtttgacaccagcctgggcaacacagggaggccttgtctctacaaaaaaaaaaaaggtagctgggcatggtggtgcacaccactgtggtcccagctattctggaggctgtagtgggaggattgcttgagccccggaggtccaggctgcagtgagccatgattgcaccactgcactccagcctgggggacagagcgagactgtctcaaaaacaaaacaaaaccaaccacataacgattgttcattcattcaacaaacctcTGAGTGCCTCCTGTGTACCAGAGACTTCCCCATAAACCTGGCCCCTTCCCTACCATCCTTTGGACAGATGGGGAAAACTGGGGCTCCTAGAAGGCAAGACCCTTGCCCCAACTCCCATGGccagcaggactccatctcagggggaGTTTTTTTCTCAGCCTGGGGCTGCCTTCCAGCAGCAAGTCCAGGGGAGCCATGACCCGAGTTTCCCGGTCACTGACgagcttttttctccttcctccctctcttctgtGACCTGGCCTCCCCGACCTCAGGAGACAGATCAGttggaggaagaaaaagcagAGCTGGAGTCGGAGATCGCCGAGCTCCAAAAGGAGAAGGAACGTCTGGAGTTTGTGCTGGTGGCCCACAAACCGGGCTGCAAGATCCCCTACGAAGAGGGGCCTGGGCCGGGCCCGCTGGCGGAGGTGAGAGATTTGCCGGGCTCAGCACCGGCTAAGGAAGATGGCTTCAGCTGGCTGCTGCCGCCCCCGCCACCACCGCCCCTGCCCTTCCAGACCAGCCAAGACGCACCCCCCAACCTGACGGCTTCTCTCTTTACACACAGTGAAGTTCAAGTCCTCGGCGACCCCTTCCCCGTTGTTAACCCTTCGTACACTTCTTCGTTTGTCCTCACCTGCCCGGAGGTCTCCGCGTTCGCCGGCGCCCAACGCACCAGCGGCAGTGACCAGCCTTCCGATCCCCTGAACTCGCCCTCCCTCCTTGCTCTGTGAACTCTTtagacacacaaaacaaacaaacacacgaGGGAGAGAGActtggaagaggaggaggaggagagagaggggaagagacaaAGTGGGCGTGTGGCCTCCCTGGCTCCTCCGTCTGACCCTCTGCGGCCACTGCGCCACTGCCATCGGACAGGAGGATTCCTTGTGTTTTGTCCTGCCTCTTGTTTCTGTGCCCCGGCGAGGCCAGAGAGCTGGTGACTGTGGGGACagggggtgggaaggggatggACACCCCCAGCTGTCTGTTGGCTCCCTGACGTCAACCCAAGCTCTGGggatgggtggggagggggggtgGGGTGACGCCCACCTTCGGGCAGTCCTGTGTGAGGATgaagggatgggggtgggaggtagACTGTGGGGTGGGCTGGAGTCCTCTCCAGAGAGGCTCAACAAGGAAAAATGCCACCCCCCACCCAATGTCTCCCACACCCaccctttttttggggggtgccTAGGTTGGTTTCCCCTGCACTCCTGACCTTAGCTTATTGATCCCACATTTCCATGGGGTTAGATCCTCTTTACTATGGGCAGAAGTGAGCCCCCCCTTAAAGGGAATTCGATGCCCCCCTAGAATAATCTCATCCCCCGACCAGACTTCTTTTGAAATGTGAACATCCTTCCTTCACTGTCTAGCCACTCCCTCCCAGAAAAACTGGCTCTGATTGGCATTTCTGGCCTCCTAAGGCTCCCCATCCCGAAATCAGCCCCCAGCCCTGTTTCTCATGACAGTGTTATCCCAAGACCCTGCCCCCTGCCAGCCGGCCCTCCTGGCCTTCCTCGTTGGGCCGCTCTGCTTTCAGGCAGCAGGGGGTGCTGTGATGCCGTCCTGCTGGAGTGATTTATACTGTGAAATGAGTTGGCCAGATTGTGGGGTGCAGCTGGGTGGGGCAGCACCCCTCTAGAGGGATAATGCCTCCACTCCCGAAAGCCTTCCCTTGGTCTCCCTTCCGTCCAtcccccttcttcctcccctcaACAGTGAGTTAGACTCAAGGGGATGACAGAGCCGAGAAGGGGGTGACAGTCCTCCATCCAcgtggcctctctctctctcctcaggaCCCTCAGCCCTGGCCTTTTTCTTTAAGGCCTCCCCGACCCATCCCCAGCCTAGGACGCCAACTTCTCCCACACCTTGGCCCCCCACATCCTCTctaggaagggagtgagggagtgTGACATTTTTCCGGAGAAGATTTCAGAGCTGAGGCTTTGGTACCCCCAAATCCCCAATATTTTTGGACCGCCAGACTCAAGGGGCTGGAATCTCATGATTCCATGCCCAAGTCCCCCCAGCTCCGACGCTGGTTTTGGCTCTCCCACCCTGCCGTTCCCTGCGCTTCATCTCATGAGGATTTCTTTACGaagcaaatttatattttttaatatcgGGGGGTGGACCACGCCGCCCTCCATCCGTGCTGCATGAAAAACATTCCACGTGCCGCTTGTCGCGCGTCTCCCGTCCTGATCCCAGACCCATTCCGTAGCTATTTATCCCTTTCCTGGTTTCTGAAAGGCAGTTATATctattatgtataaataaatatattatatatggatgtgtgtgtgtgcgtgcgcgtggGTGTGTGAGCGCTTCTGCAACCTCAGCCTAGGTCACATTGGCCCTCAAAGCGAGCCGTTGAATTGGAAACTGCTTCTAGAAACTCTGGCTCAGCCTGTCTCAGGCTGACCCTTTTCTGATCGTCTCGGCCCCTCTGATTGTTCCTGAtggtctctctccctctgtcttttcTCCCCCGCCTGTGTCCATCTGACCGTTTTCACTTATCTCCTTTCTGACTGTCCGCCGATGCTCCAGCTGTCGTCTGACTCTGGGTTCGTTGGGGacatgagattttattttttgtgagtaAGCCTGAGGGATCGTAGATTTTTACAATCTGTATCTTTGACAATTCTGAGTGCAAGTGTGAGAGTGTGAGCAGGGCTTCCCCCTGCCAACCACAATTCAATGAATCCCCGACCCCCCGACCCCATGCTGTATTTGTggttctctttttgtattttgcacCTGACCCCGGGGGGCTGGGGCAGATTGGCGATGGGCCGTCCCCTCTCCCCTGGTTCTGCACTGTTGCCAATAAAAAGCTCTTAAAAACGCATTCGCCGGGTTGCAGTGTTTATTTCCTCCTGACACCCATTCGCTGGCTTCCTTTTAGTAAGAGAGGGTGAAGTTAGATTGTCGAAggactacacacacacagagatcatacacacatacacacacacacacagacacacacacccttgcAGGAACTCCTTCTAGTCAATGGGTCTACAGCAGGATAAAAGGAAGACAGTCACAAGAACTTCCTGCACGCACAGGCAGTGTCTCCTACTAGAGAGAGTAAGGGGCCATAGCccgttgcggtggctcacgcctgtaatcccagcattttgggaggccaagatgggcgactcacttgaggtcaggagtctgagaccagcctggccaagatggtgaaatccagtctctacaaaaaatacaaaaattagcctgatgtggtggcacacacctgtaatcccagctacttgggaggttgaggcaggagaatcactttaacctaggagatggaggttgcagtgagccaagatcgcaccactgaactccagcctgggtggcagagtaaaaCTCTgccaaaagaagaagaagaaaaaaaaaaagtaaggggtCAGAAGTTGAGCCTGCAGGTACGGGGTCACAGAGGTCTCTTAGTGATGGAGCTTGTATGCTCTATGGGTTAAAGACAGCCGCTAAGGAGGTAAACTATACACAGAAGAAGCCTAATGGGCTGCACACAGTGGCTtgcccttgtaatcccagctctttccaAGGCCGACgtaggaggccaggagttcgagaccagcatggggcaacatggtgagacccccccccccccccccccccccgacccATATCACtatgttgaggaaaaaaaaaaaaaaaagataatcttgaGAGACTTACACAGCAAACTGCTAAAGGCTACTCAGGCTAGGAATGAGGAGTCATCTTGGATTTTCTACAAACCACAACTACAAAAGAACGATTATTTTACACTGAAGatgtgtttccttttgttttccataTGACCACGACTGGGGCCAACCCAAGACTGACCGAAGCAAATATATGACCCTTTTTTTTGTTTACAGATAGAGTGGAGCCATCCCCATTGCAAAATCCAAGCCCTCTCTTATTTGCATAACAAGTCCTCTGGGAATTGAGGTGAGGGTCCAGCGGTCGCTTAGACGCTTTGGTAAATGAACAAGCAAGGGAAGTTGTCATGGTGGaatccatttattaattcattcgaAAAAAATGTGCTAAGCACCTACCCAACTGTGCTGGGAGTTGGGGGCACTACAGGAACTGAGCCTCAGGTCCTGCCTTTCTGGAGCTCACAGTCCATTAGGGGACACACACCCTTTCCCAGTCAGGGACAACCTAAAGtggatggggttgggggagccCCTGGGGCTAGGGAAGCAGAGCAGGGACACCTAGCTTGGACTGGGAGTCGGCAAaaacttcctggaggaggggacagCTGAGCTGAGCCCTAGATGAGGATAGAGTAtagaaagaactagaaaaagaccGAGGCCAACAAAATAGCACAGCCAAAGATCTGTTGGTGGGGAGAAGGCTTGATACACTGAGAATGCTTAGAGGgtcgggtgcgatggctcacacctgtaatcccttcactttgggaggctgaggagcgtggatcacctgaggccaggagttcaagaccagcctggctaacgtggcgaaaccctgtctctactgaaaaaaaaaaaaaagcaaaaaattagccaggcatggtggtgggcacctgtgatcccagctactcaggaggctgaggcagaagaattgcttgaacctggaaggcggacgttgcagtgagctgagattgcaccactgcactccagcctgggcaacagagcaagactccgtctcaaaaaacaaaaacaaaaagagaaagcttaGAGATTCATGGGGACTGGAGCCACAGGTGTGGAGAGAGGGGTTAGTGCAGACCAGTTTCTGCAGGTATTATAAGGACGTTCCCAGGCTAAGGAGTTTAGATCTTTTCTTCAGGGCACTGGGAAGCTATTACAGGTTTTGAACACgagaggggcaggggcaggttTGTGATTTAGGAAAGGCCCCTCTGGCTCCAGACTGAGGGTGACTAGAAGGGACAGGAGTGAGACTGAGCAGGAGACCAGGGAGGGAAGTGGGGTGGGGAACCTGcagggtggggtgaggaggagCCCAGAACAGGGTTGGGGACATGGgacagagaggaggggaaggattCAGGAGACATTCGGGAGGCAGGACAGCTGGGGCTTGGTGAGCAGCCGGCTTGGGAAGGAAAATACAGGGCAGTAATAAATAGC includes:
- the FOSB gene encoding protein fosB isoform X3 produces the protein MFQAFPGDYDSGSRCSSSPSAESQYLSSVDSFGSPPTATASQSQGQPLASQPPVVDPYDMPGTSYSTPGMSGYSSGGASGSGGPSTSGTTSGPGPARPARARPRRPREETLTPEEEEKRRVRRERNKLAAAKCRNRRRELTDRLQAETDQLEEEKAELESEIAELQKEKERLEFVLVAHKPGCKIPYEEGPGPGPLAEVRDLPGSAPAKEDGFSWLLPPPPPPPLPFQTSQDAPPNLTASLFTHSEVQVLGDPFPVVNPSYTSSFVLTCPEVSAFAGAQRTSGSDQPSDPLNSPSLLAL
- the FOSB gene encoding protein fosB isoform X2, with translation MFQAFPGDYDSGSRCSSSPSAESQYLSSVDSFGSPPTATASQECAGLGEMPGSFVPTVTAITTSQDLQWLVQPTLISSMAQSQGQPLASQPPVVDPYDMPGTSYSTPGMSGYSSGGASGSGGPSTSGTTSGPGPARPARARPRRPREETETDQLEEEKAELESEIAELQKEKERLEFVLVAHKPGCKIPYEEGPGPGPLAEVRDLPGSAPAKEDGFSWLLPPPPPPPLPFQTSQDAPPNLTASLFTHSEVQVLGDPFPVVNPSYTSSFVLTCPEVSAFAGAQRTSGSDQPSDPLNSPSLLAL
- the FOSB gene encoding protein fosB isoform X1 yields the protein MFQAFPGDYDSGSRCSSSPSAESQYLSSVDSFGSPPTATASQECAGLGEMPGSFVPTVTAITTSQDLQWLVQPTLISSMAQSQGQPLASQPPVVDPYDMPGTSYSTPGMSGYSSGGASGSGGPSTSGTTSGPGPARPARARPRRPREETLTPEEEEKRRVRRERNKLAAAKCRNRRRELTDRLQAETDQLEEEKAELESEIAELQKEKERLEFVLVAHKPGCKIPYEEGPGPGPLAEVRDLPGSAPAKEDGFSWLLPPPPPPPLPFQTSQDAPPNLTASLFTHSEVQVLGDPFPVVNPSYTSSFVLTCPEVSAFAGAQRTSGSDQPSDPLNSPSLLAL